A region from the Phycodurus eques isolate BA_2022a chromosome 12, UOR_Pequ_1.1, whole genome shotgun sequence genome encodes:
- the ndufv3 gene encoding uncharacterized protein ndufv3 isoform X1: MAISILRLRTSKCYQLENWGILRTCISALCTTQTGEATKRAEKTGNDPDERATLLTYKTAVSFPMRVLNHGAFPTQPRDIAASLSITPAGRVMDVIANIEKAPTTQEAFSDSTPPLGTAVIITNTRIPVSDKAFSPATAPSYVATNKTPYSEPGDQPSAESTSSSSDSSDSDSEDDKIETWTSVQEVPEFPQNTQAKFLQVSCKENGHSNEANNEVLPEHEDTHASAALPAEVAHAEASKNTREVKNVSGVKDRMDSTPQFQHVSEDVSQIRETEIQDEAGSPLELIVCVTSPTVPVGVENTAIKAVTKVSSPEQDTTDAFLEVTEPVYAEVSANTIPLLVEDDSVLQGTVEALPRIVALPVDDTAPSGAITDVATMVSTSTQSAIELLDPWKGGQQTETPPEAAACLGSVKWGGDATQGLEAATMAPPDPEGTFENSTYRNYQHHSYTPYTFVDMDVEMAKYRLPQPTSGRHSPRH, encoded by the exons CAGGAAATGATCCAGATGAGAGAGCAACCCTGCTAACATACAAGACAGCAGTTTCCTTCCCAATGAGGGTTTTGAACCATGGAGCTTTTCCGACACAGCCTCGGGATATTGCAGCATCATTGTCCATTACCCCTGCAGGCAGAGTGATGGATGTCATTGCTAATATTGAAAAAGCACCTACTACGCAGGAAGCCTTTTCAGATTCAACACCTCCCTTAGGTACTGCTGTGATTATCACAAATACACGTATCCCTGTGTCAGATAAGGCTTTCTCTCCAGCTACAGCCCCAAGCTATGTAGCCACAAACAAGACACCATATTCTGAACCAGGTGATCAACCAAGTGCTGAAAGCACTTCATCTTCCAGTGACtcttctgattctgactctgaagACGATAAGATTGAAACTTGGACCTCTGTGCAAGAGGTACCAGAATTCCCACAGAATACACAAGCAAAGTTCTTACAAGTCTCATGTAAAGAGAACGGACATTCTAATGAAGCTAACAATGAGGTTTTACCAGAACATGAGGATACTCATGCCTCTGCTGCCTTGCCAGCAGAAGTTGCACATGCAGAAGCATCTAAAAATACCAGGGAGGTTAAAAATGTTAGTGGTGTCAAAGACCGAATGGACTCTACCCCACAATTCCAGCATGTGTCAGAAGATGTATCACAGATTAGAGAGACTGAAATACAAGATGAAGCAGGTTCTCCTTTAGAATTAATTGTGTGCGTAACATCTCCCACTGTCCCTGTTGGTGTTGAAAATACTGCAATTAAAGCTGTGACAAAGGTTTCATCTCCAGAACAGGACACAACTGATGCCTTTCTAGAAGTCACAGAGCCTGTGTATGCTGAGGTGTCTGCAAATACAATACCCCTGCTTGTAGAGGATGATTCTGTCCTTCAAGGAACTGTAGAAGCCCTTCCCAGAATTGTTGCATTGCCAGTGGATGATACTGCCCCCTCTGGAGCAATTACTGATGTTGCAACCATGGTCTCCACCTCAACGCAGAGTGCCATTGAGCTGTTGGACCCTTGGAAGGGAGGACAACAGACAGAGACTCCACCTGAAG CTGCTGCGTGCCTGGGCAGTGTGAAATGGGGAGGGGACGCTACTCAAGGGCTGG AAGCTGCAACCATGGCCCCCCCTGACCCTGAGGGGACGTTTGAGAACAGCACATACAGAAATTACCAACACCACAGCTACACCCCCTATACCTTTGTAGACATGGATGTAGAGATGGCAAAGTATCGTCTCCCTCAGCCCACCTCTGGAAGACACTCACCAAGACACTAG
- the ndufv3 gene encoding uncharacterized protein ndufv3 isoform X2: MAISILRLRTSKCYQLENWGILRTCISALCTTQTGEATKRAEKRNDPDERATLLTYKTAVSFPMRVLNHGAFPTQPRDIAASLSITPAGRVMDVIANIEKAPTTQEAFSDSTPPLGTAVIITNTRIPVSDKAFSPATAPSYVATNKTPYSEPGDQPSAESTSSSSDSSDSDSEDDKIETWTSVQEVPEFPQNTQAKFLQVSCKENGHSNEANNEVLPEHEDTHASAALPAEVAHAEASKNTREVKNVSGVKDRMDSTPQFQHVSEDVSQIRETEIQDEAGSPLELIVCVTSPTVPVGVENTAIKAVTKVSSPEQDTTDAFLEVTEPVYAEVSANTIPLLVEDDSVLQGTVEALPRIVALPVDDTAPSGAITDVATMVSTSTQSAIELLDPWKGGQQTETPPEAAACLGSVKWGGDATQGLEAATMAPPDPEGTFENSTYRNYQHHSYTPYTFVDMDVEMAKYRLPQPTSGRHSPRH, encoded by the exons GAAATGATCCAGATGAGAGAGCAACCCTGCTAACATACAAGACAGCAGTTTCCTTCCCAATGAGGGTTTTGAACCATGGAGCTTTTCCGACACAGCCTCGGGATATTGCAGCATCATTGTCCATTACCCCTGCAGGCAGAGTGATGGATGTCATTGCTAATATTGAAAAAGCACCTACTACGCAGGAAGCCTTTTCAGATTCAACACCTCCCTTAGGTACTGCTGTGATTATCACAAATACACGTATCCCTGTGTCAGATAAGGCTTTCTCTCCAGCTACAGCCCCAAGCTATGTAGCCACAAACAAGACACCATATTCTGAACCAGGTGATCAACCAAGTGCTGAAAGCACTTCATCTTCCAGTGACtcttctgattctgactctgaagACGATAAGATTGAAACTTGGACCTCTGTGCAAGAGGTACCAGAATTCCCACAGAATACACAAGCAAAGTTCTTACAAGTCTCATGTAAAGAGAACGGACATTCTAATGAAGCTAACAATGAGGTTTTACCAGAACATGAGGATACTCATGCCTCTGCTGCCTTGCCAGCAGAAGTTGCACATGCAGAAGCATCTAAAAATACCAGGGAGGTTAAAAATGTTAGTGGTGTCAAAGACCGAATGGACTCTACCCCACAATTCCAGCATGTGTCAGAAGATGTATCACAGATTAGAGAGACTGAAATACAAGATGAAGCAGGTTCTCCTTTAGAATTAATTGTGTGCGTAACATCTCCCACTGTCCCTGTTGGTGTTGAAAATACTGCAATTAAAGCTGTGACAAAGGTTTCATCTCCAGAACAGGACACAACTGATGCCTTTCTAGAAGTCACAGAGCCTGTGTATGCTGAGGTGTCTGCAAATACAATACCCCTGCTTGTAGAGGATGATTCTGTCCTTCAAGGAACTGTAGAAGCCCTTCCCAGAATTGTTGCATTGCCAGTGGATGATACTGCCCCCTCTGGAGCAATTACTGATGTTGCAACCATGGTCTCCACCTCAACGCAGAGTGCCATTGAGCTGTTGGACCCTTGGAAGGGAGGACAACAGACAGAGACTCCACCTGAAG CTGCTGCGTGCCTGGGCAGTGTGAAATGGGGAGGGGACGCTACTCAAGGGCTGG AAGCTGCAACCATGGCCCCCCCTGACCCTGAGGGGACGTTTGAGAACAGCACATACAGAAATTACCAACACCACAGCTACACCCCCTATACCTTTGTAGACATGGATGTAGAGATGGCAAAGTATCGTCTCCCTCAGCCCACCTCTGGAAGACACTCACCAAGACACTAG
- the ndufv3 gene encoding uncharacterized protein ndufv3 isoform X3, translated as MAISILRLRTSKCYQLENWGILRTCISALCTTQTGEATKRAEKTGNDPDERATLLTYKTAVSFPMRVLNHGAFPTQPRDIAASLSITPAGRVMDVIANIEKAPTTQEAFSDSTPPLGTAVIITNTRIPVSDKAFSPATAPSYVATNKTPYSEPGDQPSAESTSSSSDSSDSDSEDDKIETWTSVQEVPEFPQNTQAKFLQVSCKENGHSNEANNEVLPEHEDTHASAALPAEVAHAEASKNTREVKNVSGVKDRMDSTPQFQHVSEDVSQIRETEIQDEAGSPLELIVCVTSPTVPVGVENTAIKAVTKVSSPEQDTTDAFLEVTEPVYAEVSANTIPLLVEDDSVLQGTVEALPRIVALPVDDTAPSGAITDVATMVSTSTQSAIELLDPWKGGQQTETPPEEAATMAPPDPEGTFENSTYRNYQHHSYTPYTFVDMDVEMAKYRLPQPTSGRHSPRH; from the exons CAGGAAATGATCCAGATGAGAGAGCAACCCTGCTAACATACAAGACAGCAGTTTCCTTCCCAATGAGGGTTTTGAACCATGGAGCTTTTCCGACACAGCCTCGGGATATTGCAGCATCATTGTCCATTACCCCTGCAGGCAGAGTGATGGATGTCATTGCTAATATTGAAAAAGCACCTACTACGCAGGAAGCCTTTTCAGATTCAACACCTCCCTTAGGTACTGCTGTGATTATCACAAATACACGTATCCCTGTGTCAGATAAGGCTTTCTCTCCAGCTACAGCCCCAAGCTATGTAGCCACAAACAAGACACCATATTCTGAACCAGGTGATCAACCAAGTGCTGAAAGCACTTCATCTTCCAGTGACtcttctgattctgactctgaagACGATAAGATTGAAACTTGGACCTCTGTGCAAGAGGTACCAGAATTCCCACAGAATACACAAGCAAAGTTCTTACAAGTCTCATGTAAAGAGAACGGACATTCTAATGAAGCTAACAATGAGGTTTTACCAGAACATGAGGATACTCATGCCTCTGCTGCCTTGCCAGCAGAAGTTGCACATGCAGAAGCATCTAAAAATACCAGGGAGGTTAAAAATGTTAGTGGTGTCAAAGACCGAATGGACTCTACCCCACAATTCCAGCATGTGTCAGAAGATGTATCACAGATTAGAGAGACTGAAATACAAGATGAAGCAGGTTCTCCTTTAGAATTAATTGTGTGCGTAACATCTCCCACTGTCCCTGTTGGTGTTGAAAATACTGCAATTAAAGCTGTGACAAAGGTTTCATCTCCAGAACAGGACACAACTGATGCCTTTCTAGAAGTCACAGAGCCTGTGTATGCTGAGGTGTCTGCAAATACAATACCCCTGCTTGTAGAGGATGATTCTGTCCTTCAAGGAACTGTAGAAGCCCTTCCCAGAATTGTTGCATTGCCAGTGGATGATACTGCCCCCTCTGGAGCAATTACTGATGTTGCAACCATGGTCTCCACCTCAACGCAGAGTGCCATTGAGCTGTTGGACCCTTGGAAGGGAGGACAACAGACAGAGACTCCACCTGAAG AAGCTGCAACCATGGCCCCCCCTGACCCTGAGGGGACGTTTGAGAACAGCACATACAGAAATTACCAACACCACAGCTACACCCCCTATACCTTTGTAGACATGGATGTAGAGATGGCAAAGTATCGTCTCCCTCAGCCCACCTCTGGAAGACACTCACCAAGACACTAG